The region TACCATCACCATCATCTTCCTCATCATCCTCTTCTccgacatcatcatcatcttcatctacTTCATTTTCTGGCTCCCCATTCTCCTCATTGTCctgattaaataataataataataaaaaacgtaTTAAACTTAAGAGGAGCTTTTTCTGCATATGGCTGTCAGGAAAATAAAATGGGATCGTGACATACAGCATTCCCATTGGCTGGTACATCTTTCCCATTTTCTGTCTCATCCACAAGTTTCTTCTCTTTAAGATCCTGGGGGAAAATATTAGGAATATTAAAGAATGAAGACTTTTCTCGTAGAGACAATAATGTAGTCCCGTTATACCCCTGTAATCATTAATTAGTATATGAGGAAGAACACTTCTTTTTGACCCGTATGTATCAAGTACTGGAACTAGTACGAGCCATTAACACGAAATGCCGCCTGTGTGGGATGGAATGAGTTGATGTTATGCAATAACGGTCTTCCAGCCTCATCTTAAATTTAGCAAAGCTACATTCTGGCTCTGCGTTTGAAATGCGACACTTTCGTCCTCGACACCCTATTGGTCGAACGTATCTGCTCCCCGCCTACTGCGATAGGACTGATTGAAATGCTGTAACCTGATACATAATGGCCGGAGAGGCGGCAAATGCAGCAGTTCCGTAAATATCGCGCATTGCCCGGGTATAAGACACGCCAAGGATAACTTCAACTCCCAGGATGCACTGGGTGATCCTTTTTTGATCCCTTAGCATAGCAAATGACACGTAAGGACGACACGGACAGCCAGAAGGAGGCTGGATCATAGAGAGAGtgagcgagcgagagagagagggggggggttaatatagagagtgagagagagagtgtagcAGTGCGAACCTTTAAGTGTGCGAGGAACCAGAAATCCGCGCACTTATACAAGATTAACGAAATATCCCCACATCcagcctacccccccccaaaagataACCTTTGCATTTTCTTATCTGAGATTTATCCAATGTAAAAGTGTATTCTACAAAATTCTGCTACGCAGGAAATTCTCCTGGGGCGGGCAATCGCATTTATAAAGTAGTTTATTTAATCTTTAGCCCTTAAGCCGGTTACCGGCTGCATCACTCCAGCACCGCCTCCTTACACTATGAGCCGGGGTCGTTATATAAAGCGCTACGCGATAATGTATATAGGTTACACATCAATAAAGAGTTCAGTCCTAAAGTGCCGGCTACCCGTAACTAATGACCTGGTTCCGAATCAGGAACGATCGAGACGTTTACTACGCCGTTCTTTAATCGGTGATGCTTCTACACGTGAATACAGGGAACTACGCATTTCTTCCGTTTCGCTTCGGAGCCACTCGGCGGCTCGGAGCCGCACTCGTTCCGCCTTTCTAAGGGTATCGGCAGACGGGGAGGTTGGGGGAAGCAGCTGCGGCGTCGCGAGCGAGCAGCCTGCAGTTGGGTTCGGGCACCGCGCGGGCCCCGCGATCCGGTTCTGGCGGATCCCCGTCAGTCATACGCGCTGGCTGCCCAGTGCGGGACGGTTTGAATTTGGACAATGAAGGAAAGCGGCGTTTGGAGGGGAACATGCGGAGTCCGCGGCGCGGGACTGCGCCCGCATCGTCAGTAATTCAGACGGTGGCGCTTTATAAACATGCTCCCCGTCgaatattacactcagaatgCTCACAATCCCCGTTCGCAGCACTACTTCGGTGAATGTGATTCATCTTGTGTAGAAATCTCCAGTCCGCAGTTTAAATCTCCGTCCAAATAAACACTCCGACTGAACTCCGGTCTGCGCGACTTTTACGTCCAAATGCAGCCTAATAAATAAACCCCGTATATACTTTCAGAACATGCGTGAATGCATTAACACATTCAAGATAAAAGTAGGCAACATTTTACACTATCCAAAGTTAAATACGCGATAAAATAAATTCGGTATGTCACATTAGAAAATTTCAAATAATCAGTCTTTATACAGTAATCAGTTATAAAGTATCAAGATGAAAGTACTGCTTGGCCAGGCATAACAGGTCATTTTTTGCGCTTCATGCATTaaaaatgcagtcaaaaaagaaaaacaaagattAACCAAATACAACCCATATTACCGCGACTGAGGATTTAAAGTAGTAAGCTCCATTTTATGATAATGGTCTTCAAAAAGGAACCGACACGCTTGTATAAACAAAGAACCCGCGCAGATTCGTACATTCTGGACAATAACGCAATACTTGCGAATATACATCTTTTAAAAGCCCAACTTGAGTCCGCTGGTAACATTTGCCTATTTTCCGTATGATGAGGACGGTTCAAAGAACGGTCCTTAACGTTAAGACAACTTGCAACCAACAATTCATTCTGAAAATTCACGGCACAGAAACACATTTCTGTAAATAACAAAATGTGAGAAAAGCCATAAAATATAAGACACGGGTATGATACAGTTTAGGACAGAGCCATCCCTCTTACCTTGGTAGGGGTCTCCGAACTGGTATCTACTTTTGTATCTGCCATTTTATGCCTTAACGTCGGAGACCTAATGCGGAATcaagaaaaaaattacaaaaaaaaaaatcaatccacTTGCAGAGACAATAATACAAAAAGACTATTAAGTACCAGTGGTGAACTCACGCGGTTGAGTCTTTAATATAGAgttctgggcggagtcaggggGCGGTAAGTATGGTGCGATTGGCCGCCGATTACAGGAATGCGTGATTCTGATTCGTCGGTGTGGAACAATGGATAGGATTTCTGAACCAAGCAGACACGCCTTTCTTGAACCAACCACCGACGCGTGTGGCTGCGCGCCGTAGCCTCCGCTTTCGGCTTCTTAGCTCTACTGACAGATTAAATGGCCGAGAACCAAGCAAAAACCGGCGTTTTGAGACAAATTCAAGAAGTACATTCCCATACTCCCAGAATCTGCCGTAATAACACGCAAAACTAAATACATTTTGATACACTTAAGTGCGACGGGTACATAAGACATCAGGTTTACGTTTCGTGCTTTTATTCATTCCAAACAATTTCTCGCGCCGTCTGTGTACATTTCATTAGCCGGTATCTAACTTAATCTTACTTCTTGCCGTAGTTAAGATTAGTCTTAGCTTAGTTTAATACTGATTACCGAAGAGAAGCAACGTACTTAAATAAACTTTGAAAAGACATTGATTCTTAAATACTGAAGGCGATCAAATAACTGACAATTGACGGTTTACAAATAAGCATCTCCTTAATTGGGTTTTACGGGAAATCATTTTTAGTGGCCGAAACTAAATTTAGCCAATTGAAACATCACGGAATCCAGCGGACCATCCTCCGCTTCCCGGGCGTCATATAAAAGGTATTGCCCCTCCCTTGTTCGCCTCACAGGctgacaaaaaaaattctgtacaATGTTTAACCGTGGACATGCTGCGAAACAAGTGGCTATAGGCCTACCGGCTTTTCAAGACATGTTCAGTAAAGAAGTGAAAAGAAACGTCCACAGAAAGCGGCGAACACGACAGTCCTCCCCTAACCAGAAACactcattttcattttgtttcatttcattacGTGAACACGATTTTATCATAGTATTTTCTGGATGTATAATCTTGGAAACTTATTTTCGTTATCTGGTATAGACCACGTGTGCTTCACATCAAACAATATGCACTATTGTAATTTTAAAGGGAAACGAGCGAGATTACAAACGCAATATTATTTAGTACGACGTACGTTCGTTTTAATGGACTGGGGGATGGGGTTAGTTGAAGTTAGTTACCCGACCAGCACGGCCAGTAAAAATCATACCTCTTTTTGGCAGCGAACGCATATTCAACAGATCGTTCATGATTGGCTCAGAAACTGGAGCAAACACAGACTTGACGCTTTGCGGACTCTGGTTGGCTGATTTCAAAGTCGATCAATCTAA is a window of Brienomyrus brachyistius isolate T26 chromosome 15, BBRACH_0.4, whole genome shotgun sequence DNA encoding:
- the ptmaa gene encoding prothymosin alpha-A isoform X1, which codes for MADTKVDTSSETPTKDLKEKKLVDETENGKDVPANGNADNEENGEPENEVDEDDDDVGEEDDEEDDGDGEDDEEDDDVDGGTGKRAAEDDDEDEDDVGTKKQKTDDD
- the ptmaa gene encoding prothymosin alpha-A isoform X2, which encodes MADTKVDTSSETPTKDNEENGEPENEVDEDDDDVGEEDDEEDDGDGEDDEEDDDVDGGTGKRAAEDDDEDEDDVGTKKQKTDDD